The genomic segment CGTGGGCATCAGGACAACGTGTACGCTGTGGCGGTGTCGCCCGATGGCAAGCTACTCGTGACCGGTTCTGAGGATAACACCGCGGTCGTGTGGGATGCGGCGAAACTCACCCCGCGCCGGAGCCTCGAGCACTCGTCTCCGGTTTACGACGCCGTGTTCGACGCGAGCGGCAAAGGAATTCTCACCGCCGACGGGAGCGGGGCCGTGACCGTTTGGGAGGTGGCGAGCGGAAAGAGCCTCCGTCGGCTCACGGGCCACAAAGGGGCCCTGCATTGCGTGGCCAGTTCCGCTGATGGCAAGTGGATCGCGGCCGGTGGCGGGGAGGGCGATCCGACGGTCCGCGTGTGGGACGCCGCAACGGGCAAGTCGGCCGCAACCTTCGAGGGACACACGGGGCCGGTGTACAGCGTCGCGTTCCACCCGACGAGACCCGTTCTCGCGTCGTCATCGAGTGACAAAACCGTGCGGCTGTGGGATCTGAAAGACGGCCCGCACCGGACACTCCGCGGCCACACCAGCCACGTTTACCGGTGTGCGTTTTCGCCGGACGGGAAGTGGCTCGCCACGGCCGGGCACGACAAGACGGTTCGGGTGTGGGACGCGGCGACCGGGGCCGAGAAAGCGGTCCTGAAGGGAACGAAGGACCCCGTTTATGCGGTCGCGTTCTCGCCGGACGGAAAGCGGCTCGCGGCCGGTGGCGAAGATCGGTCGGTGCGGTGCTGGGCGGTGCCCGAGTTCGTGGCGGGTGGGACGATCGAGGTGCCCGGGCGCAAGCCGGTTTTCGCGGTCGTGTTTACATCACACGGCCGGCAAATCATCGCCGGAGGTGGAGACCACAAGATCCACCGTGTTGAAGAATGAACGGGAATTGTTGGGTTTCGACGTTCCAGGTTGAAGAGACGGATATGTCCACGTTCGCACGCTTCACGCCACGCCGCCCACTCGGCCGGACCGGATTCGCGGCCACGCTTCTGGGGATCGGAGACCTCGCGGACCGGAGCCTTCCCCTCGACACCTGCGTGGCGACCGCGCGCCGCGCGATCGACGCCGGGCTCAACGTGATCGACACGGCCCCGAACTACGAAGACGGGTACTCCGAGGAGATCGTCGGCCGGGTGGTGCGGGGCACCGAGCGCGATTCCGTGTTCGTGATCGACAAGATCGACCACCACGCTGATCCGGTCGGCCCGCAGATCGAGGGCTCGCTCGGTCGGCTCGCGCTCGGTCACACCGATGCGTTCGTGTTCCACAATCTGTCGTCGCTCGACGTGTTCGGCCGGTTGTGTGAAACCGGTGGCGGGTTCGATCAGCTCGCCGACGCGGTCCGAAGCGGGAAGTGTCGGTTCCGCGGCATCTCCTCACACAATCCGGACGTTCTGCGTGCCGCTCTCCGCGCGGGCGTTTGCGATCTGGTCCTGTTCCCGGTCGGGCCGTTTGTGGAACCCCGGTACGTCACCGAGATCCTGCCGCTGGCGAAGGCGCTTGGCGTCGGAACGGTGTGCTTCAAAACGTTCGGAGCCGGCAAGTTGGTCGGCGACACGAGCGGTTACAACCAGCCGCTGAAAACGCGCCCGCGGGGCAAGGTTTCGAGCGGCGGGTCGGATGATACCGCCGCCGTCCTCCCCCGGCTCTCGGTCGCCGAGTGCCTGCACTACACGCTCACCCTGGACCCGGACGTCGCCCTTCTGGGGCTGAGTTACCCGAACGAGCAGGACGCGGCCTTCGCCGCCGCCCGGTCCTTCCGGCCGCTGACCGCCGACCGGATGGAAGACATTCGCCAGCGGGCCGTCGAGGCCCGGCGCGACAAGGGGCCGTGCTGGTGGAACCCCGATCCCGCGGCGTAAGGTTATCGCTCGTAGAGTTCGAGCGGTAACCCGTCCGGGTCGGCGAAGAAGGTGAACCGCTTGCCCGTGAACTCGTCCACGCGCACCGGTTCGACTCTCACCCCGTGCGCCTCCAGATGGGTGATCGCGGCCGAGACGTCGCTCACCTCCAGCGCGAGGTGGCGCAGGCCGCAGGCCTCGGGATAGCTCGGTCGCGCCGGCGGGTTCGGGAAGCTGAACAGTTCGATCTGCGTCCCGTCCGGCAAGCGGAGGTCGAGTTTGTACGAATCGCGTGCGGCCCGGTACACCTCGGCGATCACTTCCAGACCGAGGACCTCGGTGTAAAACCGTTTGGATCGCGCGTAGTCCGAACAGATGACCGCGACGTGGTGCGTGCGGATGATGTTCATGTGTGCTTGTCACTCTGCGCGGGCGAAACCCCGGTTGCGGGTGGTTCGGAACAGTCGTCACTCCCGTTGCCACTGGTTGCCCAAGTCACGTAATCAAGCCGACCATCCGATCCATCACCCAGGCCATTCACGGTGAGCGGTTCCAATCATAAGCCATCCCCACCCTTTTGTTTAGGCCGATTCAGCGGCAGAGGACGCCGTGATTCAGAGTCCGATATTCGATCAGTTTGTGAACCACAGCCCGCTCAGCGTGATGTCGCGTGCGACGATCGAGCGGGTGTTCTCGACGTCGTCCCTCGACGCGTTGTTTGACCGCGTCGCCGATGCGGGTTACACCCGCGAGCTCTTATTCTCGACCGTCGTGGATCTGATGAGCCGGGTTGTGTTCCGGAAGGCTCCGCATGTCCAATCGGCCTACCAGCAGCGGGCCGAGCAGATCCCGGTCACGCTCAAGAGCGTCTATGAGAAGCTCCAGAACATCGAACCGGTCGTCTCCGCCGAGTTGGTGCGCCACGTCACCGGACGGTGTTACGACGTGATTGCCGAGATGGGCGGGACCCGCACGCCTCTGCTGGCCGGTCGGCGGGTCCGCATCCTCGACGGCAACCACTTGGCGGCCACACAGAAAAGGCTCCAGGTTACCCGCGGGCACACGGCCGGGCCACTCCCGGGGCAGGCTCTGGCCATCCTCGATCCGCAGGCGATGGTCATCGCCGATCTGATCCCCTGTGAGGACGCCCACACCCAAGAACGCGCCCTGCTCGGCCAAGTTCTCGCCAAGGTGGATATTGGCGAAGTGTGGGTCGGCGACCGGAACTTCTGCACGCTCGAGTTCCTCTGCGAACTCGAGCAGAAGGAGGCGTTCTTCGTCATCCGCCGGCACGGGAACACGACCATCGAGGCGGAGCCGGGGGTTGATTGGGGGGCGGAGGTCGAGACCGAAACGGGGTGGGTCCGCGAGCGTCGGGTGTGGTTGTGTGTGGGTGGGCGGCGGGTGTTGGAGGTGCGTTGCGTCCGCGTGCGGTTGAGGCGGCCGACCGAG from the Frigoriglobus tundricola genome contains:
- a CDS encoding WD40 repeat domain-containing protein; this encodes MTNRSGKPMTRRGWLTILAAIGLSAGAGVPADVPRGHQDNVYAVAVSPDGKLLVTGSEDNTAVVWDAAKLTPRRSLEHSSPVYDAVFDASGKGILTADGSGAVTVWEVASGKSLRRLTGHKGALHCVASSADGKWIAAGGGEGDPTVRVWDAATGKSAATFEGHTGPVYSVAFHPTRPVLASSSSDKTVRLWDLKDGPHRTLRGHTSHVYRCAFSPDGKWLATAGHDKTVRVWDAATGAEKAVLKGTKDPVYAVAFSPDGKRLAAGGEDRSVRCWAVPEFVAGGTIEVPGRKPVFAVVFTSHGRQIIAGGGDHKIHRVEE
- a CDS encoding aldo/keto reductase — translated: MSTFARFTPRRPLGRTGFAATLLGIGDLADRSLPLDTCVATARRAIDAGLNVIDTAPNYEDGYSEEIVGRVVRGTERDSVFVIDKIDHHADPVGPQIEGSLGRLALGHTDAFVFHNLSSLDVFGRLCETGGGFDQLADAVRSGKCRFRGISSHNPDVLRAALRAGVCDLVLFPVGPFVEPRYVTEILPLAKALGVGTVCFKTFGAGKLVGDTSGYNQPLKTRPRGKVSSGGSDDTAAVLPRLSVAECLHYTLTLDPDVALLGLSYPNEQDAAFAAARSFRPLTADRMEDIRQRAVEARRDKGPCWWNPDPAA
- the gloA2 gene encoding SMU1112c/YaeR family gloxylase I-like metalloprotein: MNIIRTHHVAVICSDYARSKRFYTEVLGLEVIAEVYRAARDSYKLDLRLPDGTQIELFSFPNPPARPSYPEACGLRHLALEVSDVSAAITHLEAHGVRVEPVRVDEFTGKRFTFFADPDGLPLELYER
- a CDS encoding transposase; the encoded protein is MIQSPIFDQFVNHSPLSVMSRATIERVFSTSSLDALFDRVADAGYTRELLFSTVVDLMSRVVFRKAPHVQSAYQQRAEQIPVTLKSVYEKLQNIEPVVSAELVRHVTGRCYDVIAEMGGTRTPLLAGRRVRILDGNHLAATQKRLQVTRGHTAGPLPGQALAILDPQAMVIADLIPCEDAHTQERALLGQVLAKVDIGEVWVGDRNFCTLEFLCELEQKEAFFVIRRHGNTTIEAEPGVDWGAEVETETGWVRERRVWLCVGGRRVLEVRCVRVRLRRPTEDGDVAIEVLTNLPVEEADAAAIANLYRNRWTIEGAFHELTMSLRCEVETLGYPKAALFGVAVAVSAYNVLSVLKAALRVAHGEETVANEVSSYYLVLELSAVYAGMMIARPAPLWSGFGSMPVAEFAGHLGRWATQVNMERIRKSPRKPTKNPTPRIQDPGPHVATARLLNDAKKNKKSAKK